Proteins found in one Primulina eburnea isolate SZY01 chromosome 16, ASM2296580v1, whole genome shotgun sequence genomic segment:
- the LOC140816689 gene encoding WD repeat-containing protein RUP2-like: MKNFSSHFSTQNPPSCSVSDTSQGEENEKRSQQSLQDDDQEEEARCEWDFSLSTVISSFSSTVSDAIGVVEFDQSDTLLATGGIARKIRVYNVHNSILSPESREGGVRFLDHAAACDYYMCTPAKLSSLKWKPGSGSRVLGSGDYDGVVMEYDLERRVPIFERDEHGGRRVWGIDYSISEPIIGASVSDDGTMQMWDPRCDTGSCLASVQPNRAARNPVCSVEFNPFGGPLVTVGCTDRKIYGYDIRQTVDPVFVLDGHQKPVTYTRFLDSQTIVSSSIDGCLMMWNTKNLRLIRTYRGHVNYKRFVGLSVWRNGGLLSCGSENNHIFVYDKRWGNPIWVRGFDLVAPTDRSFVSGICWRQMGEDRCTLVAGGSNGVLQVIKGERKAW; this comes from the coding sequence ATGAAAAACTTTTCGTCCCATTTCTCCACCCAAAATCCTCCAAGCTGCTCAGTTTCAGACACCAGCCAAGGAGAAGAAAACGAAAAAAGAAGCCAACAATCACTACAAGATGATGATCAAGAAGAGGAAGCAAGGTGCGAATGGGATTTCAGCCTCTCCACCGTCATATCCTCCTTCTCCTCCACCGTCTCCGACGCCATTGGGGTGGTGGAGTTCGACCAAAGCGACACCCTCTTGGCCACAGGCGGCATCGCCAGAAAAATCAGAGTTTACAACGTCCACAATTCAATTTTGTCGCCCGAGAGTCGCGAGGGTGGAGTCAGGTTCCTCGACCACGCCGCAGCATGCGATTACTATATGTGCACACCGGCTAAGCTCAGCAGCCTCAAATGGAAGCCCGGATCGGGGTCTCGGGTTCTCGGGTCCGGAGACTACGATGGGGTGGTGATGGAGTACGATCTGGAGAGACGGGTGCCCATTTTTGAGCGCGACGAGCACGGCGGGAGGCGTGTTTGGGGCATTGACTATTCGATATCCGAACCGATTATCGGAGCATCCGTTTCGGACGACGGAACCATGCAAATGTGGGACCCGCGGTGTGACACGGGAAGCTGCCTCGCGTCTGTGCAGCCAAATCGGGCCGCCCGTAACCCGGTTTGCTCAGTCGAGTTCAACCCGTTCGGTGGACCTCTCGTCACCGTCGGATGCACCGATCGGAAAATATATGGCTACGATATCCGGCAAACAGTCGACCCGGTCTTTGTCCTAGACGGGCACCAGAAACCCGTGACATATACCAGATTTCTTGATTCGCAAACAATCGTTTCCTCGTCCATCGATGGATGTTTGATGATGTGGAACACAAAAAACCTAAGGCTGATCCGAACTTACAGAGGCCACGTAAACTACAAAAGATTCGTGGGTTTATCTGTTTGGAGAAACGGAGGATTGTTAAGCTGTGGATCAGAGAATAATCATATTTTTGTGTATGATAAAAGGTGGGGCAACCCGATTTGGGTCCGCGGGTTCGATTTGGTGGCTCCGACCGACCGGAGTTTCGTTAGCGGCATTTGCTGGCGGCAGATGGGGGAGGACCGGTGTACCCTGGTGGCCGGCGGCTCAAATGGGGTGTTGCAAGTAATTAAGGGTGAAAGGAAGGCTTGGTAA